A window of Solanum stenotomum isolate F172 chromosome 3, ASM1918654v1, whole genome shotgun sequence contains these coding sequences:
- the LOC125859212 gene encoding putative lipid-binding protein AIR1B, with amino-acid sequence MASKTSHSSIALFLSLNLLLFALVSGTNSTGNCGGQQTCSIDTLKLGVCANILNLVNVVVGSPPTSPCCSLIQGLLDLEAAVCLSLAIRANVLGIINLQVPLAIDLILSACGRSLSTNSTC; translated from the coding sequence ATGGCTTCCAAAACAAGTCACTCCTCAATTGCCCTTTTCCTATCACTGAATCTGCTCTTGTTTGCTCTTGTAAGTGGAACCAATAGTACTGGAAATTGCGGAGGACAACAAACGTGCTCAATAGATACATTGAAACTTGGGGTATGTGCTAATATACTTAATTTGGTGAATGTAGTAGTTGGGTCTCCACCAACATCGCCATGCTGCAGTTTGATCCAGGGGCTGTTGGATTTAGAGGCTGCAGTTTGTTTGAGCCTTGCCATAAGAGCAAACGTGCTGGGAATAATTAATTTGCAAGTGCCACTCGCTATCGACCTAATTCTCAGCGCCTGTGGAAGGAGCCTTTCTACTAACTCCACTTGTTAA